One Thermofilum pendens Hrk 5 DNA segment encodes these proteins:
- a CDS encoding DMT family transporter: MLGEVFALVAALSFSGAAIFYRAGVRGSQVNPIVLSGLRGMFALALLLVVGFFYRVDFSKPPVFYLAVFLSMLGSFILGDSSFLYGLQRAPLGVVYPVAYTFSVFTALFSHFILGEELTLRDAVSSLLIVLGVALVYSENFSLGKQALVGALAGLSASVSWGAGATLMGLALRWGNAVEVNISRLSMLVIATLPLILKNSSEVFRQVRVHLLALGGILGIGVGPLLFMNSISFIGASRSSIFISSTPVLTVLLSRIFLGEKTGGKLLLGTLAVSAGLALQSL; encoded by the coding sequence GTGCTGGGAGAGGTATTCGCGCTTGTTGCGGCGCTGTCGTTTTCCGGGGCAGCCATCTTCTACAGAGCCGGCGTTAGGGGCTCGCAGGTAAACCCGATAGTTCTCAGTGGGTTACGCGGAATGTTCGCACTCGCGCTTCTATTGGTCGTAGGCTTTTTCTACCGCGTAGACTTCTCGAAGCCACCCGTATTCTACCTGGCGGTCTTCCTGTCGATGCTCGGCTCGTTCATCCTCGGAGACTCCTCCTTCCTCTACGGTCTCCAGCGCGCCCCGCTTGGGGTCGTGTACCCAGTAGCGTACACGTTCTCGGTCTTCACAGCCCTGTTCTCGCACTTCATCCTGGGGGAAGAGCTGACGCTCAGAGACGCCGTGTCCTCGCTACTCATAGTGCTTGGAGTCGCTCTCGTGTACTCTGAAAACTTCTCGCTTGGAAAGCAAGCGCTCGTTGGCGCACTCGCGGGTCTCTCCGCGAGCGTCTCCTGGGGCGCCGGAGCAACGCTGATGGGGCTAGCATTGAGGTGGGGTAACGCTGTCGAGGTAAACATCTCGAGGCTATCCATGCTCGTAATCGCAACTCTCCCGCTGATACTGAAGAACTCCTCCGAGGTCTTCAGGCAGGTACGGGTCCACCTGCTCGCCCTCGGAGGGATCCTAGGGATAGGCGTGGGGCCACTTCTCTTCATGAATTCCATAAGCTTTATAGGGGCTTCCAGGTCGAGCATTTTCATCTCCTCGACCCCCGTCCTGACGGTGCTCCTCTCCAGGATCTTCCTAGGCGAAAAAACCGGTGGGAAACTTTTGCTCGGAACTCTCGCCGTGAGCGCCGGGCTAGCTTTGCAGAGCTTGTGA
- a CDS encoding asparagine synthetase A, which produces MEQKTLTLLRDYGVKPLHELSQEELEVKRSIARITTYTLSFLSRYLVERGFDWVLPVVFSKSTDPLWPDPDFSIEKRIEVEIYGETVRSTQSMIVHKQVLVSLLSPKIFVFSPNVRIETRKRASTGIHAYEFTQLDFEVRGASSSYIRSLVEDMLKSYVSSLKREMEHELSFLGSELPEIMTPFKVVDSKELEEEYGKEWQTSLRSTLKEPVWVVNIPREFYDFEDPETGRWDNYDLYVPRVGEILSGARREYEYEKILSKMKRDGVRPENYRVLLDLAREGRLLPSAGAGIGVERLLLWVTGVRHIGIVQPFPRIPGIVFDL; this is translated from the coding sequence GGAGCTCGAAGTTAAAAGGTCTATCGCCCGGATAACGACGTATACGTTGAGCTTCCTCTCCAGGTACCTAGTCGAGCGGGGCTTCGACTGGGTGCTACCGGTAGTGTTTTCCAAGTCGACAGACCCGTTATGGCCCGACCCTGACTTCAGCATTGAGAAGAGGATCGAGGTCGAGATATACGGGGAGACAGTTAGGTCGACGCAGAGTATGATCGTCCACAAGCAAGTCCTCGTATCGCTTCTCTCCCCCAAGATCTTCGTATTCTCTCCCAACGTCAGGATCGAGACTAGGAAAAGGGCTTCTACGGGTATACATGCCTACGAATTCACGCAGCTAGACTTCGAGGTTAGAGGGGCTTCCTCCTCCTACATACGTAGCCTCGTCGAAGACATGCTGAAGAGCTACGTCTCGTCGCTGAAGAGGGAGATGGAGCACGAGCTCAGCTTCCTGGGGTCGGAGCTACCGGAGATAATGACGCCCTTCAAGGTCGTCGATTCGAAGGAACTGGAGGAGGAGTACGGCAAAGAGTGGCAGACGAGCCTGAGGAGCACTTTAAAGGAGCCCGTGTGGGTGGTCAACATTCCCAGGGAGTTCTACGACTTCGAGGATCCCGAGACGGGGAGGTGGGACAACTACGACCTCTACGTTCCGAGGGTCGGGGAGATACTGTCGGGGGCTCGCAGGGAGTACGAATATGAGAAGATACTTTCGAAGATGAAGCGTGACGGCGTACGTCCGGAGAACTACAGGGTTCTACTAGACCTGGCAAGGGAGGGTAGACTGTTGCCGAGTGCCGGCGCGGGTATAGGCGTTGAGAGGCTTCTGCTCTGGGTTACAGGCGTAAGGCACATAGGGATCGTGCAACCCTTCCCGAGAATCCCCGGAATAGTCTTTGATCTCTGA
- a CDS encoding class II SORL domain-containing protein, whose translation MPKKFGDLIYTPETASGEAISKVETHTPRIEAPDSVKAGEPFYVKIYVGPHPNTLQHSIRWIEVYFEEEGRPFNPVMLSRIHLEPELVEPEVTLKLVLKKSGVIYALEYCNLHGVWEGRKQVKVQ comes from the coding sequence ATGCCTAAGAAATTCGGAGACCTAATATATACTCCGGAGACAGCGAGCGGAGAAGCCATTTCGAAAGTTGAGACGCACACACCCAGGATAGAGGCGCCGGACTCCGTGAAAGCCGGGGAACCCTTCTACGTAAAGATATACGTTGGACCCCACCCGAACACCCTGCAACACTCTATTCGGTGGATCGAGGTATACTTCGAGGAGGAAGGGAGGCCGTTCAACCCGGTAATGCTGTCGCGAATACACCTAGAGCCTGAGCTCGTAGAACCCGAAGTCACGCTGAAGCTGGTACTGAAGAAAAGCGGAGTGATCTACGCGTTGGAGTACTGCAACCTGCACGGAGTCTGGGAGGGGAGGAAGCAGGTTAAAGTTCAGTAA
- a CDS encoding MFS transporter, giving the protein MLTRKQRVAYGFARFGSTIFMGLYDFASFYIYWQVFRLDPLLSGYMGAIGKITIMVASLLVGYLSDSIWTRWGRRKPFIATGAPLLAFSGFLHFTPIYFLQGATQEALFLWGAATSSMFHFFYAWLLTPFQAWLPEISEPSERIDISMLQNVANILGNIVSTVTGFLAKMLVARGLLMPLVGAYALVLVALFTPPVVLLPVERRAEPTRPSLKDLLTVFRYREYMKWMAVRGLMSSSVQMLTITIIAYIEKVIGVEHSLASASFGVILVVFVAGAFPLWGRLGKRAGKGRALTLSMTLLGATLLMTPLPHFVDPGVFRVLLGYVLVALGAVAVSAYVLFPYAVLADLAHWYEVQTGEKRAGLFTGFEGIPINVFESLAYLVTGFLMSLPQVPGSEYTYGLILWGPVASLFTLVALAILRRTNVDPFLAKK; this is encoded by the coding sequence GTGTTAACGAGAAAGCAGAGAGTAGCGTACGGCTTTGCACGTTTTGGATCCACAATATTCATGGGGCTCTACGACTTTGCGAGCTTCTACATCTACTGGCAGGTCTTCCGGCTCGACCCCTTGCTGTCCGGCTACATGGGCGCGATAGGTAAGATAACCATTATGGTTGCAAGCCTGCTGGTAGGGTATCTCAGCGACTCCATATGGACCCGGTGGGGGCGGCGTAAGCCCTTCATAGCTACTGGGGCGCCCCTCCTGGCTTTCTCAGGGTTCCTTCACTTCACCCCTATATATTTCCTTCAGGGAGCTACACAGGAAGCCTTGTTCCTGTGGGGCGCCGCTACAAGCTCCATGTTCCACTTCTTCTACGCGTGGCTTTTGACACCCTTCCAGGCGTGGCTACCGGAGATATCCGAGCCCTCCGAGAGGATAGACATTTCGATGCTACAGAACGTGGCTAATATACTCGGGAACATCGTCAGCACGGTTACGGGGTTCCTCGCAAAGATGCTGGTAGCACGTGGCCTTCTAATGCCGCTAGTAGGTGCGTACGCTTTGGTTCTCGTAGCGCTCTTTACGCCACCGGTAGTCCTGCTACCTGTTGAGAGGAGAGCGGAGCCCACGAGACCGTCCCTCAAAGACCTTCTAACCGTGTTCAGGTACAGGGAGTACATGAAGTGGATGGCTGTTCGAGGACTGATGTCCTCCAGCGTTCAAATGCTTACAATAACGATAATCGCGTACATAGAGAAGGTGATCGGGGTAGAACACTCGCTTGCCTCGGCATCGTTCGGCGTTATACTCGTCGTCTTCGTAGCCGGCGCGTTCCCGCTATGGGGTAGGCTGGGCAAGAGGGCGGGAAAGGGGAGGGCGCTCACGCTTTCAATGACGTTGCTGGGAGCTACGCTACTCATGACCCCGCTCCCCCACTTCGTCGACCCCGGTGTTTTCAGGGTGCTCCTAGGCTACGTGCTGGTAGCCCTCGGCGCTGTCGCCGTCTCAGCGTACGTCCTATTCCCCTACGCAGTGCTAGCTGACCTCGCGCACTGGTACGAGGTGCAGACCGGGGAAAAGCGGGCGGGTCTCTTCACGGGGTTCGAGGGGATACCTATCAACGTGTTCGAGTCGCTGGCCTACCTAGTCACGGGGTTCCTAATGAGCTTGCCGCAGGTGCCTGGCTCCGAGTACACCTACGGGCTGATCCTGTGGGGACCCGTAGCTTCGCTGTTCACACTGGTAGCTCTCGCCATCCTAAGGAGAACGAACGTAGACCCCTTCCTCGCCAAGAAGTAG